A single genomic interval of Nycticebus coucang isolate mNycCou1 chromosome 21, mNycCou1.pri, whole genome shotgun sequence harbors:
- the SIRPB2 gene encoding signal-regulatory protein beta-2 gives MLVAEGETLLLRCTVIGSCIDNMIKWVKVSSQDEQEIYNFKRGFFPGVVPMTQQISEPLNCDYSIYIHNVTKEHAGTYHCVKFDGLSEHSEKKADEGTLVLVKGAEDPEPDLWIIQPQEMVLVTTGDTVFLNCTVFGNGPSGSIRWFLGTGLSREAIYNFGGISYSNVTAVRASNNDFSILLPDISTKDAGTYYCVKFHRKLNRQYLSGQGTMLRVKAKPTTSQEAEFSDEHVARMFPTGRKYKAAEVTAAGPRLTHRY, from the exons ATGCTGGTGGCAGAAGGTGAGACCCTCTTATTGAGGTGCACGGTGATTGGCTCCTGCATTGACAACATGATAAAGTGGGTCAAGGTGAGCTCTCAGGATGAGCAAGAAATTTATAACTTCAAACGTGGCTTCTTCCCTGGAGTGGTGCCCATGACCCAACAGATATCAGAGCCACTGAACTGTGATTATTCCATCTATATCCACAATGTGACCAAGGAGCATGCTGGAACCTACCACTGTGTGAAGTTTGATGGTTTGAGTGAACATTCAGAAAAGAAGGCAGATGAGGGCACCTTGGTGCTTGTGAAAG GAGCCGAGGACCCTGAGCCTGACCTCTGGATCATCCAGCCCCAGGAGATGGTGTTGGTGACCACTGGAGATACTGTCTTCCTGAACTGCACAGTGTTTGGAAATGGTCCCTCTGGATCCATTAGGTGGTTTCTGGGGACTGGTCTGAGCCGGGAGGCCATTTACAACTTTGGAGGCATCTCCTACTCGAACGTGACAGCAGTGCGGGCCTCCAACAATGACTTCAGCATTCTTCTGCCAGACATCTCCACTAAGGATGCTGGCACCTATTACTGTGTAAAGTTTCACAGGAAACTCAACAGACAATACCTTTCTGGACAGGGCACCATGCTGAGAGTGAAAG CAAAACCCACCACTTCCCAAGAGGCAGAATTCTCTGATGAACATGTGGCCAGGATGTTTCCAACAG GCAGAAAATATAAGGCTGCAGAGGTTACAGCAGCTGGACCCAGGCTCACCCACAGGTACTGA